Proteins encoded in a region of the Ptychodera flava strain L36383 chromosome 4, AS_Pfla_20210202, whole genome shotgun sequence genome:
- the LOC139130687 gene encoding post-GPI attachment to proteins factor 2-like yields MVDGFLVAAVVTIPLILVLFMFSKLAKTPAEEKHDRTDDLCRINYPKLGILTLSLPLSAFILTILISILKNLEGTTKTHCNVVNILPSISASIGDFTPQRYIWRLAIGLHSAPRLLYAYTHYTWLCLTSRKAIVDNATFQIFCQIGVWCDLLEIFALLGLTVVSSTEYFAFHEGCTVLFLVMALIYMTIVNLLFNWRLARYRDRQFSTSYKIKKTCWFMTLISVVMMAYLYWRHNKYCEPYIYSGFAFFEYVVVIATICFHGSAALDLQDKQLIVNTEKSRFVQHV; encoded by the exons ATGGTCGATGGTTTCCTCGTAGCAGCAGTTGTAACGATTCCATTAATACTTgtgttgtttatgttttcaaagCTGGCTAAAACCCCGGCTGAAGAGAAGCACGACAGAACTGATGACTTGTGCCGCATTAACTACCCTAAGCTTGGCATATTAACATTGTCACTTCCTTTGAGTGCCTTTATCTTGActattttgatttcaattttgaagaaCTTAGAGGGAACAACCAAGACACATTGCAAT gttgtaaatattttaccttCAATTAGTGCTAGTATTGGCGATTTCACTCCACAACGTTACATATGGAGGTTAGCCATTGGACTTCACAGTGCTCCTAGGTTACTCTATGCATACACACATTATACCTGGCTTTGTCTCACCAGTAGAAAAGCAATTGTCGATAATGCCacctttcaaatattttgtcaaattggAGTTTGGTGTGATCTTCTAGAAATCTTTGCACTACTTGGACTAACTGTCGTGTCTTCGACTGAATATTTTG CATTCCATGAAGGATGTACTGTGTTATTCCTTGTGATGGCCCTAATTTACATGACAATTGTCAATTTGTTATTCAATTGGAGACTCGCCAGGTACAGGGATAGGCAG TTTTCTACATCTTACAAGATAAAAAAGACATGTTGGTTTATGACACTTATATCAGTAGTGATGATGGCATATTTATACTGGCGTCATAATAAATATTGTGAGCCATACA TTTACAGTGGATTTGCCTTTTTCGAATATGTTGTTGTCATAGCAACAATATGTTTCCATGGTAGTGCAGCATTGGATTTGCAAGACAAACAGCTGATAGTAAATACAGAGAAATCAAGATTTGTACAACATGTGTGA